A stretch of Anoplopoma fimbria isolate UVic2021 breed Golden Eagle Sablefish chromosome 4, Afim_UVic_2022, whole genome shotgun sequence DNA encodes these proteins:
- the tmsb2 gene encoding thymosin beta, with protein sequence MSDKPDMTEIARFDKTKLKKTETKEKNPLPTKETIEQERKGDATP encoded by the exons ATGTCCGACAAGCCTGATATGACTGAGATCGCCCGTTTCGACAAGACGAAGCTGAAGAAGAcggagacaaaagagaaaaacccTCTGCCCACCAAAGAGA CCATCGAGCAAGAGAGGAAAGGCGATGCCACACCTTGA